The following nucleotide sequence is from Trypanosoma brucei gambiense DAL972 chromosome 3, complete sequence.
CTGCACCGTATGATGGCATGCGCAGCCCACCGTAAAACGCTAACGTTTGAACCGATAATTGATAAAGGCACCCCATTCATATTGGAATAGTGTGTGCCCAGTTATACCAACGTAATAAGTGCATTAACAGGAAGCAGGCCAGGCCTACAAACCGAGTTCAGTGGGATCCCTCCCTGCCTTCTCAGCCAATTCTCTTTTGTATTCTTCAAACATTTTCTCCATTCGATGTGATTCATTCACCACTAACAACACGAACATAAACCAAATGTAAGCGAGGGCCACCACCTGAGCCATGTCGCCCCACTTGTTCAGCTTATCAACAGTGTCGGTATCTCCAACAACGGCAGTCGTGTGATCCGTTACGTTAAACCCGAGACTCTGCAACACATTCACTGCGTCAGGTACATAAGCCGGTGGAAGGATAAACATCAGTGAGCGGTTGTCTTCCGACGGGTGTGTGACGTACCTTTCTCCCACGATGTTAAGCACGCGCCTCCCAACCCAGCTGTGAAACCTTTCACGATACATATTCGGTGTCAGTAGCAAAAGCAGCATTGGGGTTCGAATTGGCTGTTCGCGTGAGATAAATTCACGCCGTGTGAGGTTAAGATCTATACAGTCGGGAAACCCCATAGGGTGAAAGTACGCGTAACCGGGGAAGATGTTTCGGCGCAAAAGAATGCGCGCGAGGTAAACGTGCGTCGGATTAAATATGTCGTTACTAACGTACAATTTGTGCTCCTTTGCGTAGGGCTGATAGACCCACTCAGAGTAATATGAATCTAAGGCATACCGCGGTGCAGGAACAATAACTATCTGTTGCTTTCGAAACGGGTGCGTCACCTTCAATACGCTTGCtaggtattttttttcctcagtgCGAATGATATCCTGCACGCGCCACTTCTTCTTCGCGAAGAGTGACATGCTCTCTGGAGAAGATTCTGTCAGTTGGGCGGCACCCGGTGACTTGACGCTCAACTGCCACTAATACTGAACAGTTATCGCCTTCTCTCGCCTCTGCCCGCACCGCACGGTTCTCACGCTTCCGGTCCTGCGCGGGATATAAAAACACAGTTGACAGGAATAACAATGAACGTGATAAAAAGAGACATCAATAATGAGATGTTGCCGAATGGACCGCCACAAACAAAGGAGAGGGTAAAATAACATAACAACACTTtgattccatttttttttttttaaacggTTAgcgcaaaagaaaacgaTAGCACTCTtcaacaacgaaaaagaaaaccttgGGTTACGAGAGCTCCATTGAACGCGCCCGGGCACATTGTAGTAAGATAAACCAACATTTTTaaaggtaaaaagaagaCATAACGGCGCCCCAACGTTGAAGATTCGTTCGACCACTCCGGAGTAACAGCTAAAGAAACAtcccacacacaaatacacgcgCGAAAGCAGGCATTCCTATGCACTGGTAACTGATAGTGACAAAACTATGTTCGTATCGCCATAAAGCACAGCAATGTTTCAAGGGAACGAAAAGACAAAGTAGAATgcgacaccaccaccaccaccaccaccaccctgGTCCCTATATATCTCAACGCGGTAAAAACCAGAAGcaggttttaaaaaaaaaaggtatttACCACGTTGTTACCATAgggaacgaaaagaaaaaaatgaaaagaaatgaaatgaaaagaaaagaaccgTTTCCGCAAAATAACATCCCTGTAATGGTGCACTCCAATACCTTCCCTTCCACCATCAGCTGTGAGCTCACATACCCATTCCTCATAATATTGTCTTCCTAGCGCCGGGACTGAAAATCTACAACAGTCTCATCCCATTCCctactcacacacacacacacacacacacatacacactggGAAGCGAACAGTGGCGCTAAGGAAGATGCAAACAAGCGCGCACTCGTGAGAACAGAAGGGCGGCACCTAATTGTCACTCCTCAACAACCGCCCTCAAGCGCACAAAGTTCAGCTGTGTGGCGCTCCACGTACGCAAGTGCGCAACTGTCATTTACTCGACGTAAATGTGGAGTGAGGGCATCACGCACAGTGCGGTGGTAATCATTCACCAACCGCACCTCGTCAGCAGTTAGCATCGACACATCAATGAGATCTCGGCACAATGGCACCATCGTGAGTGCCTCAAACGTGAGAAACCCCTCTTGGCTGTGACGTGTCGGTGCCCGCACGATTACCTCCAAGTTTTCAATACGTATGCCGTACTTTCCTGCTTTATAGTAACCAGGCTCATTAGACATAATCATTCCAGCAGCGAGAGTTGCTTCTGTTGGAGTGGGTCGATATCCAATACCCTGAGGTCCCTCGTGTACGTTAAGGAAAGACCCGACGCCATGACCCGTACCGTGGGCGTAGTCTAAACCATACCGCCAAAGGTGGACGCGCGCGAGTGCATCGAGCCGATGACCAGTCGTGCCTGTTGGCCACACCGCGTTGTGGAGCGCCAAGTGACCTTTCAAAACAAGTGTATAAGCCTGGCGCTCCTCATCAGAGGGTGGATTGAAACAAACTGTACGAGTTACATCAGTCGTACCGTCAAGGTATTGAGCACCACTGTCCACAAGATAGAGTTGGTCCGGTACGATGGTAGCAGATCCCTCCTTGGGAGGGGTGTAGTGCACAACAGCACCATTTGGCCCAACGGAGGAAATAGTGGGGAAACTGAGCTGCACAAAGTGCTCCTGCTCGCGGCGGAAACCCTCGAGAACATCAGCACCGCTACACTCGGTGATAGTGGTGTCACCCTTCACAACAATCATGTCGTGTAACCACGCGAGGTACCGCGTAAGTGCTACGCCGTCCCGTACGTGACAGCGGCGGAACCCTTCAATCTCAACGGCATTCTTTACTGCTTTAAGTCTCTGCGCTGGGCCGCATTTCACCCGATTCACTTTCATTTTGCATGACTCGAGCAGGGAGTACAGTCGTTGGCTCGTCTGGTATTCGTCGACCAGAAAGGCGGTGCCAGTGGGGAGCGCGCGGACATAATCCTCCAGCGCCTCATACGGGTGGAGACTAACTGAGACGACACTGCGGCCGGATTGGGTCAATTCCGCCTCGACAGGTGAAGATACCTTCGCTGAATCCACAAAGAGCGCCACGGCCGGGTCGGGGGCGGAACGTACAAGAGCATAAGAATAAAATACCGGATTGTACGGAACGTCACTTCCACGTAAGTTCGTGAGCCACGCTACCTCGTCAAGCGCAGAAAGGATCATGGCCTCACATTTTTGTCCCTTGAGCTCCTCCACAAGTGCCATCACCTTCTCCTCACGAGTTTGCCCACAGAACTGCTCAGGTCGGATGCTTAACATTTCCGCTTTCGCATCTGAGTTCTGCGGCATAAGTGGTCGAACAATCTCGGGGATAGGAACCAAATTAATAGCCTTCCGGCGCCTCTCCCACTCCGCGACAGTGGCAAGGTTATCATTCATTCCCACCAGCAAGTCTGGTTGAAGGTTGAGTCGGACAAAATCTTCCAGCGAGGGCACCCCCGGATGACCATCACGCATCAGTTGCCACTCCGGGTACAAACAATGGTCCGCTTCAAGCCAATAACGTCCATCCGTCCATAAATACGCCTCCTCCATTGTTATGAGACACGTGCCCGCGCTTCCGTTGAAATTTGTCAAGAAACCACGGCACTTGTAACTGTCCATGACGTATTCGCTGTTGTGCGGATCGCTGGAGGGGACAATAAGAGCATTGATGGAGTGTAACTTCATGGCCTCACGCACGCGAGAAAGAATCTTGGCACTGTTGGTCGGCATTGTACCGTCTAGACGAAAATCCTTATTCCACCTTTGATAGACACAGCGGCCAACGTAAAAAGAGTGTGTCGTAGGTGCACGCAGGATGCAGATAATCGGTGGCGATACTAACggtaaaatgaaaagaagcaaccgaatttattattattattattatttttactttaccTTTCAAAGGCACGATGGCGAAGAAGTGAAttaggaaagaaaataacggcGAACCGTCACACACCAGGAGATTATTGAGCGCGCACGGGACAAATACCCTAtgatatatatgcacacacatgattgtgtgtgcatatatttgCGTGTGATGTGTCGTTATTGTTGCTAacgttgcttttcttctttttttttcatgaaaACTTTGTTACCACGCACGAGATTAAATTGTTACCAGACAGCACGAAGACACAGGGACacatgagaaaaaagaagaagaaaggggaaacggATATAAAACACCGTATTCTCCCAAGTCTTCCACTACAAGGCGTGGTGTAACTGCCGTACTaaaatggagggaaaagggaaagaacgCTGTCGATTCACTCAGTGGCCCAGAtggcacacatacatacacacacacacgcacacacacacacacacacatatatacatatatatatatataaacgagtaagtaataataataataaaacaaaaaaacaaaagcacccAGGTGGACCTACAACAAGTGGGGATCAACAGGCAGTCCCTGTCGCGTATCTCCGTCGGAGGCTTCCACTagagagaaataaacaaaaaaaaaggaaaatgttttAACCCCCTCTCCAAACCTCACGCCCTAAacccctccctccttttttacatataaatatagtCTTACCTCCGTACTCGGCCGCTGTTGGCATTCACAATACATCAATTAATATTTCAGCACTCTGGCTATCAGAAAATTATATCAcccagtagaaaaaaaaagcaggtgGAAGGGAACtaactaaaaacaaaagatacaAGTACAAATAAGAAAGCGAGGGAGAAATGCATGTCATTCcccacttttcttcttcaaccaGTATTCCTTGGAAAGGTTATTTGTACAACTTCACTACCATTTCAGTCGCTACGGTATTTGCATGatctaattttgtttttccctcttttaaATGAATCCTTCAGGGAAGCACAGTTACAACCCACCAGTAAGTAATATCACAGTTCTGCGCAGAGAAGTTTCGACATCTGCCGTCGTGGCGGTATCAATGCGATCCTTCAACTCTTCCAGCGCAGCTGCCATCACACGCTGGGCGGCACGGCGCTCACCCAACACGACGGGGTCCCCCAGCACCAACTCGAACCGCAGCGGCGTCGGAATAAAGTCCAGAGTCTGCGAACGGCCCTCCAAAATGACATTATATCCGGCACATCGCAGTTTCTCCACAGCAGTTGCCGCAAAGCAGACAACTTCACCTTGCATTTGTTGGGCTACAGTCGGTACAGCATTGTTCACAGCAGGAGACTTTAACAGCGTGTTCTCGATGTTTCGTACCTGTAGCTTCCCCTTAAGGACGATATCATATACGCCATTACCCAAGTCTTCAAATGTAACCTGTGAGTAAACACGCTGAATCACTTCCGAAGTCAACAACTCCGGGGAAAGGTCTCCCTTTAATTCCTCCAACAGAAGGTGCGTGTAACTTCGGAAGACGTTGCCGTTACTCCATGTGACGCAACGGGGAAGCGTTTGCTGCAGTAGCCGCACCGTTGTCCCCTTCCCCGTGCCGGAAAGTCCCTGCACAATAATGATTTTACCTTCCTTATCGGGGAGTTCCGCCATTATCTCGTTAACCGCATCTTGTGTTGTCTTTGCTGACATGTCGATACGACGTCGCGGTGCAGGCGGCGGGTCTCTACTTTTGCGAAGAGTCCCTCGCTCCACCGCAATTTCTATTCCTTTCTCCAACTTTACGGAGTCCTCTTTATCACGCGCAATAATTGAGGTTCCCTCACTCACGCACAGAAGCTTGAATTTTTCATTGTCGTGTAGGAATTTAATCACCGCCCGGTTGCACGTGTCGTTCTGCTGCAGGAGCAGCTGTGAGGTAATAGTCGTCATGAGTCTGCGCGTTGTTTGCGGTACTCAGTTCCTCCTCGTTtcctatttcttttttaaaaaaaagatactcCTTCGTTTATCTGATTTCCCCGTTTTGCTTCGTTTTCGCGTTACTActgatttctttttggttttaAAATGCTCCGATTGTTAATTTGTGACAATTAATTTaccgtgtttttgttttaacttttttgttGGTCTTTCGTACCCGGACTCTCTCACGTTACCGCTCAGCAACACGGAAGcagtaaagaaaggaagatggTGGGGGGAGAGAAATGAGAATAGTAGCGAAGTTTCCACAAAATGAAGAATACAGAGTAACGaatagtaaaataaaataaataaaagcgGTAAGGAAATGAAACTTGAATGAGGAAGGGGttgagaggaggaggaggaggtgaaagaaagagagagagagatggaagaaaagaaagagaaagaacaatagtaatttatatatatatatatataattagaacacaaaaagagggggaaaggaggagaaatgaCACCAACGGATTAAAATAATGTTTTAGCGTCCGTTCGGCAATTGGTCACACCACTCGTTAGGTGGCGCCCCACcacttgcttttgtttcttttcctttttggtaTTGTTTTACTTTGCATACTGcattattctttttgttgatttTATATCATTCCTCTTTATAtatcatgttgttgttgcctttttttaTCACCCTTACTGGgatctttttccccttttttttgtttcatctttACCTATTCTCTGCTTCTCCTTTAAGCATAATCTTGGCGGACTCGTCCGGTTTGATTTACAGTTAAGaacagaaaagagagaacatatatatatatatatacaaaaatgtTATAATCATGATTATCATTTGGCACTTCCACCGGAAGCAGAAATCTCAAACCATATCCTTCAAAaactcccctcccctttgtcTTATTTGGCATCggttccccttctttttatttctttttgggtaccccccccccccgcctccattccgtttttttttctttttcatgtagaaaaaaaaaaagttgttgcTCCCGCCGCTTAAGGGTGCCTCCGACATTTCACACAATAAACAatcaaacgaacaaaaaaaaaagagtttgtTGGCCGCCCTCGCATCCGccgaaacaaacacaaaaaaagggcaTCACGAACGTACGCCACGCTAAacataaaatgaaaaattaaacaaaaaaacacaaagataCTTCCGCTGTAAAACTTCCGGAACTTTCAACAACTCAGTGGCCGCAGCTCTCACCGTTATTTTCCCGTTTAATACTTTCCATTTCTCCCCGCTCCCACAACACATGTCATCTTCATCTCCATCTTATCCTCATCCCATCACTCAGTATAGTTATGCATACATGTACGCATTTGCTCTCCATGCTgcgggaaggaaaagaaaaggaaaggaaatgaaaggaaaggaaaggaaaggaaataaaataaagccCTAAAATCATGCGAAGGGTCGAAAGGGacgaaagggggaaaggggggtgGTTAAGCTCAAAGACACATCGCTGGTACACTGCGGAAGCACAACGCACAAATagacatatgtatatatatatatatatatatattaatatattttatttccccatttttttctttattcttcgCAAATATTCATCACCCCTGCATTTTGATGCCGTGTCGTTGCCTTTACCATCAGtgagaaggaaagtaaagaaaaatacgaGAAGAAGTGACGCGCCGCAAactaaaatcaaaaaaacaactaaaaaaagaggcacagTACAACACAGCTGCACACAATAAGAGTGCCGAAAGCGGACACAGCAACGTCGACTGCAAAACTGCAGGGCTGCGTGgttgaaaaggggaaagtaaTAGTGATGAGTGAGCTGTTGaacagaaaggggaaaaggtaaTCATGATGTTCATAGCCGTCCAAATCGTGCAGGCGCTCCCACCATgcatacacgcacacacacatacacacgtgCATACGTTGCGCTAATACCTCCACCTGTAAAAtgaacaaaattaaaaagaaagtgtgaTCCCGTCCGCCCTCGCTCACGAACAAATACACTCGCATAAAGTATGTTGGCAACGTAGAGAAACACATTTAGCCGAGTATGTATGCATCCATCCAAGTACATACAGTCCAATTAACACAATAGCCATCAAATCAGGTTCACTAAATGATGACGATAACGCGGCTTACgtgcacacaaaaacacaccgCACCGGTGCTGTCACTGCACCCGTGGGGAGATGCTAACACACCGCTGTGAGGGAAAAATGTAGAATtgtgggaagagaaaaataaaccgCCAGAACAGAGAACAAGAGTAAGATGTATGTTCATATGAAAAGGGTTATGAACGGGTTGACGGATGTGACACGGATTACCCGCCCCAACTTAAATCTCGTTGCACACCTCAAGCTGGTGGTACACCGCCTCACCGTCAGTAATGCGGAGAGTTTTGTCTCGCTTGTTCCTGCTGTAAGTGAAGCACCGCATTGTATTGGTCTAATACAGTGTAAACCTCAGATTCCGCGGCGAGAATCTCCAACATGGGAATCAGCTGCTGCAATTCATTGTCGCCAGGGTCGTCAAACCAAGACGGAATTGGAATTGCATTACGCTGCTGAAATAAGTACGCCACAGGGCTATTGTCAATGATAGCGACACGATCCAGGTCCCGACCAAGCAATGAGAGGTCCTTCACGTAAGCGCCATTGAGAATACTGCAGTGCTCTCGGTAAAGTCGGAGGGAACCGAGTATATTGTCAGTGTCAATTGCATCCATCAGTTGGTTGCAATAAACCGAGACGGAGGCGGTGAATATAATGACCTCAAAGAGAGGTGCCACGGCCTGCAAGAATTCACGCATAAAGGGACGAAAAGCAACATAAACGGTGGTGGATGTGTTCTCCATTCGTACGTCCAGCACTAGATCGTGATGTCGCGACTGACTTGTGAGTGAGCTGTGTACAAGCGTCTCATCAAGATCTAATATAAGTGTGATCTTGTCACGAAAACGCGGAAGCTGTCGTGGAAGGAGGGATGCATGATTCTTCGCATTCACAGGTGAAGTGTTCTTTGGCATCTTTTGTATCCGCCGCACCTGTTCTGAAACGGCATTTTCATAAAGTTTTGCCCTAGCCTGTTTGGTGTTACCACCATCGTCATTGTCACCACTACCGTTGATGTTGGTGACGTCATCCGTTCTTTCCCCGGGAGGCTCACCCGTATCCCGAATGCTATTGACACACCTATACGCTTCCACTAAGGAGGCCGCCGCACCTGTTCTAACGCTTTTGGACGCCGGTTCCTGCGCCTGCGTCATAATAATGCTGCTAACTTGTcggagttcctcctcactcttttcccctctatGCTTAACAGGCGGACATGGTGTGCGGTTGCGGCGCGGACGGGCAGCGCTTTCTGGCACTTCAGCCTCAGGGCCTGACCACCGGGCCGAAACGGTGGGTTGCACCCTCGACGGCAAAACAACAGGCGTGGAAGCCGCTTTCTCGTTCACAACGCTTTGTGTCGGCGGTGCTACGGAGGAAATTAACGGAGGTGGGGTTGAAGATTGTTTGGGTAATGCAATTGGCTGCTGTGGCTGAGCCTCCTCCTCTCGCCTACAGTGAGGTTTCTTCGTGCAGTTTCTCACAGTGCTGAGCCTGGCCGAGATGTTTTGGAAGAATGACATGGCATCGTggttcattttcttcttgtctATTCACCTCCTCTCCCTTTGTCACTCTTTCCTCCTCGGACTGAGTTCAGTAGATACCAAAGTCCCCCTCAAGCTgttcaattaaaaaaatatataataccGGGAACGACAGAAACGCGCAGCACCACTTCACACCGtcacccaccaccaccaccaccactgctTACTAATTTCTTCTCCTCCCTTCCGCACACGCGTTCGTCGTCCTCGTTGTCCCTAAGACCAACCTCAATTAACAGATCTCAAAGGATAAAATATTTGCTGCTTCTATTCCTTGAACTAACGCTCCAAGTACGTGTCGTTTCGTTGGTGCATTTAAAGAATAAGAAGGAAGAtcaatgaagaaaagagagaaggttgtttaaagaaaaacaggcGATGAAGTGAAGTAATAGTGTGGCAACCTCAATTCTCTTCCGCAATTCCACAAGGGACTGATAAGAAAGACAGTTAATATCTGAGCGTAAAAAGTCCGTACGGACTGAAACAGTAAGTGCAAATGCACACCACCAGCACCCCCAAGCAGGGCACCCACACCCCCTCACAGTGCAACAAATACGGAGGAGAGAAGACAATATTTCATCCAATAAACGTTTTCTCGCCTGTGTCACGGTCGACGATTACTTGCGTTCGCGTATCAGGCACGACCCGTACCTCGTAACGGCCCACGTAACACCGCAGATCCGCAAATACGAGCAACAAATTCACATTCACATTTCGACAACCCACACCACTAACAAAGAAACTCATCTCGATTCCTCTCACACCCTCTTCCGTCTGTCCCTCCTCTTTCGCAGTCGATAGCGGCCCGCGCAGCACCGTTGCATCAATTAGTGAGCAGTTCACATCCACGGAACCACCAAGGAGGGGCCCACATACACCTCGAACATCACCTTGAAGTTTGTCGAGATTAGAGATGTATTTATCTTTGAGAGAAGGCACCATCATCTCAACAGCGGTCTTTGGGGGCCGTTCGAAGAGCCTTTCCACAAATTTCTCAGCGAACGGTATGAAGTCATCAGTTTTCAAGAACTGTAATACATCGGACTTCACTTCCGTGTGTGGTTCAAAACGGAACGCTGTGACAAAAAAGCGCTTGCTAACCTCAGTCTTCGCGCTACTTTGATTCCGAGGGGCGGCTCCAGTGGTATGTCTCCATTTCCATGACATGCGACACTTCACCTGCTGTACCTTCTCGAAATCCACCAGTGCGATGATGTGCGCCTCGTCACCGTCATCCTTAACAAGAACGGCATCGCGCATGATGTTCGTCACCTTTCCCAGCCGATCGCAAACCCATCGAACCATTGCTCGCACAACACCGCGTTCCACCCTAACCGTCAGCAACTCCGGATGAAACAAATTCATGAGCTCCTTATCATAGCCAGCGGTGGCGCCATCAGTTAATACTTCTAAAAAGTGCGCCAACGGCGCCACTACCTCCGGTGGTACTTCACCAATGCGCTTTATCCGGTAGTAAAGGTAGTAAAGTAATACTACAAACCATGGAACAACACTAACGATTATTACGCCCAACGTCGATGACGAGTCGAATAGAAGACTATAAATAGCGCTCATGTATAATGAGCCTTTGGATAATCCCCTTCACAATGCACCTCAGTCTAAAAGTGTGTAGCAAGAGCGAAGCGCATAATAAATCGGAGCGAGAAGAAATCCTTTTGCAGTGCCCCAACGGAGCACCTTGTGGAAGGGACCTTCCCAAAAGTAGTGCCGTAGTGGAGTACATCTTTGGCACGTTTGGATGCAATGTTACCAGTCAAATAACACTCGTGCACAATACAACGCATCAACAGCATCCGATAGTGGCATAGTAAAACAGGGGAAACATTGCAAATGGTCATTCCCCACACGGCAGCAGCAAACTCACAGAAGTGTATGTACAATAAAGAGATGAGGCGGGGAGACGGTATACGACACGAACAACAAAGGGAGCAACAATCATTTCGACGACGCCCACCGCTCCAAACCCATGAGCATCCGTTACACCTCACTCCGGTAACTTATGCGGTTCGTTGTTTTCGCGCGCAAACCCATTCGGAAGGCCTTTGGCATTACATCTATTGCTCGATCGCGTTTCTCCCTCCACATGCGGCTTCACAGGCTTCTCAAAAACAGTCTCCCCTGAGGGACGGCTGCAGTAGCTTCCCCATCGCACGGTCCGCGGTTGCACATAACCCGTCGACCCCTTCTGCAAAGCCTTCGGTGGCCTGATCGTCCAAGGTGAAAGTGACAGTGCCGCGCAACGCATCAGTCAatccaaaaaagaaaaatgggacgcaaccaaaaaaaaaaaaaaagatggcgtTCCAGTGGGATGCGAGCCGTGCAATTTGGTTTGCACAGTCGCAAGCTATGGTCCGTAACTCGTACTATattcttccctcctcctctcccgGGAAACTCTTGGTATCCCATCCAAATAAATCAACAAAGACACCACAACAAGGCgaaatagaagaaaacaatacacaacaaaaatgtcTCTTGCGTTCTCTGCTCTCTCAGGTTAAACAACAACCAAAGGTGAATGGTAAACGAGTTTAAGGTACATATACCCgcactgttctttttttaaaaaaaaaggtaaatcAATATTACAACGTACGGCTATAATCCAAGTGGGGGAAAGCACAGCAACCGACTGATAAGCATGTGCGTGGGGCGACCTAACAACAATCACTTCGTGATGGAGCAGCACATCAAAAACATTCCTCGAAGGGAACCTTAGTTCACTCACAGGACAAACGAAAAATGGCACTTCGCATATCCTCTGGCAACGGAGCGACGCATGTGAGGACTTCGGCTGTACGAGGATGGACCACAGTGACAGAAGAGGCGTGCAGAGCCACACGCTGTAGGAGGGGGGAACAGCAAGCGGCCCCACCATGTTCCACGTCCTGC
It contains:
- a CDS encoding aminopeptidase P1, putative; the protein is MPTNSAKILSRVREAMKLHSINALIVPSSDPHNSEYVMDSYKCRGFLTNFNGSAGTCLITMEEAYLWTDGRYWLEADHCLYPEWQLMRDGHPGVPSLEDFVRLNLQPDLLVGMNDNLATVAEWERRRKAINLVPIPEIVRPLMPQNSDAKAEMLSIRPEQFCGQTREEKVMALVEELKGQKCEAMILSALDEVAWLTNLRGSDVPYNPVFYSYALVRSAPDPAVALFVDSAKVSSPVEAELTQSGRSVVSVSLHPYEALEDYVRALPTGTAFLVDEYQTSQRLYSLLESCKMKVNRVKCGPAQRLKAVKNAVEIEGFRRCHVRDGVALTRYLAWLHDMIVVKGDTTITECSGADVLEGFRREQEHFVQLSFPTISSVGPNGAVVHYTPPKEGSATIVPDQLYLVDSGAQYLDGTTDVTRTVCFNPPSDEERQAYTLVLKGHLALHNAVWPTGTTGHRLDALARVHLWRYGLDYAHGTGHGVGSFLNVHEGPQGIGYRPTPTEATLAAGMIMSNEPGYYKAGKYGIRIENLEVIVRAPTRHSQEGFLTFEALTMVPLCRDLIDVSMLTADEVRLVNDYHRTVRDALTPHLRRVNDSCALAYVERHTAELCALEGGC